A window of Nocardia arthritidis genomic DNA:
GCGGATCTCCCCGGCGGCGAATCTGGTGTGCTCGAAGGAGATCTCCCCGAAGAAGTCCGCCTCGGTGAAGTCCACCGAGCGGCCGCCGAGCACCGTTCTGGCGAAGGTCAGGCTGCCGTGGAATTCGGCCTTGCGAAAGTCCGTCTCCCTGGATCCCTTGCCGCGCAGCCGGTTCGGTGCGCCGAACCGGGCCTCGTCGAAGGTGATCATGCCCGCGTAGAACTGGGCGCCCGCGAAAACGACCTGGCCGCCGTTGAATTCGGCACTGTGGAAGGTGACGTGCTCACCGTCCAGGGTGGCCCGCTCGAAACAGGTGCGATCGGCCCGGAACTTGGCTTCCAGGAAGGCGGTTCGCGGGCCGGCGAATCGGGCGCCGAGGAAGGAGGTGCGCGGACCACGGAAGACGCACTTCTCGAAGGAGGCCGAGCTCTCGAACACGGCCTCGTCGAAGGTCGTTCCGAGCGCCTGGATTTCGACCTTCTCGGCGCGAGCGCTGCCGAACAGCGCATTGTCGAAGGTCACCGCGCCGTCCCGGAACACCGCGCCGCGGAATGTGGTGTGCGACCCCTCGAACGTCGTGTATTCGAAGGAGGTGGGCCCGAGGAACCGGCAACCGGTGAAGTGGGTGTGCCGCCCGGCGAACACCGCGGACTGGAATTCGGCCTTCTCCAGCACCGCTCCGGTGAAGTCGAAGTCGCAGTGCGACCACGAAATATCCGCGGATCGCCGCAGATGGGCGGCGATCACGCGGACTATGGTCCGGCGCACCTCATGGTCGTTCTGCCGGTATTGATAGACCCGCTCGACCGAACCATCCTCATCCGGGCGCGATTCCTTGCGCGACACCAGATGATTCGCCCCGTCGTCGGGCTCGTAGGGCAGCCGCAGATAGCCGCACAGCACGTCGATGCACTGCTGACGACGGCCGGGTGCGGAGAATTCGTCGGCGACCCCGGCCATCGCGAACACCCCGGCGACACGCACCGCGACATCGGTATCGCCGAGTTGTTTGGCCGCGGCGCCGAACAACTCGGCGAAACGTCCACGTTCCAAATCGCGTTGGCGGCGGTACGCGACCACCAGGGCGACCGCGCCGCCGACACCGGCCGCCACCGATAGCGCGATCTTCGTCAGGTCGACCTGATTCGGCGTCTCGGCCTTCGCGCCGAATGCCCACCACAACAACCACCAGGTGAGTGCGGCGATGCCGAGCCCGCCGACCACCACGGTGACCACCGCGAGCAGGAGTGCCGCGCGGTGCAAGCGATCGCCCAACCTCCCCCATGTCATGAGCGCATAGTAGCCGGATTGTCGCTCGCGGCGGACAAGATCGACGGACCTCGATATCACAAACCAACCGGATGGTCCTTTATGTCACATTTGTTGTGCCGCTTGAGATTTGGAACCTTGTCCAGTTGAACCGAGGTCCAACACCATCTCGACCTGAACCATCGCCGCGTCCCGCTCCATCGCCTCGCGCCGCCCGGTGCGCCGGAAGCCGTTGCGCAGGTACACCCGCTCGGCGGGTTCGTTGCCGTCGAGCACCCACAGCATCACCTGTCCGTACCCACCGTCACGCGCCCAGTCGAGCACCGCGCGCACCAACTCGTCGGCGGTGCCCTTGCCCCGCGCCACCGGATCCACCCACATCGAAACCAATTCCGGCAGTTCGCCGTCCAGTTTGCCGCCGGCGAGGCCGACCGGAACGTCGTCCAGCCACGCCCCGAACAGCACCGACTCGGTGAGCTTGGCCTGCCACTGTAATTCGGTGCGCAGCGCCGCTTGGTCGTAGGTCAGCCGGGCCGAGTACGGCGCCACGCGTAGACACTCCAATAGCAAATCCCGGTATGTCCGCCAATCGGATTCCGTCAATCGCCGCACCATGATCATGAACGCATCGTCCGCCTCCCGACGCGCCGGGCGCAATGTCAATTCCGAACATCCTGTGCCGCAACGCATCAGCGATGGCGAACCCGACGCGGCATTCGACGACAAGATCACTCGGGCCACGCCGAGTTGGACCGCCGCGGCACGACAACATCGAAAGGCAACGCCGACATCCGGGGCCGAGCGAGCGAAAACGGGTGGCGCACCGCGGTATTCACCACCCGGCCGACATCACCCGACGGCAGCCTGGCGTTTCTGCCGCACGCCCATACCGGCGGCGAGCAGGCAGGCGATCGCGACCAGCACCACGAACCACGGAAAGACGCGGCTCAACCCCCAGGTGGTGGCGGCCCAGCCCGCGGCGATCGTGGGCAGCGCCATCGCCGAATACGCGAGCAGATAGTAGGCCGACATGGTCTCGCCCCGCTTGTGCTGCGGCACCACATCGGCGAGGTGCCGCAGCGATCCGCCGAACCCGAGTCCGAAGGTGGCGCCGAGCACAATGCCCGCCGCCAGCACCGCGACCCAGTTGTGCGTCGCCAGCGCGGGCACGGTGGCCAGCAGGGCGATCGCCATTCCGGCGTCACCGAGGATGGCGGCCCACCGCGCGGGCACACCGGTGGCGAAGTACTGCACCGTCGCACCCGCGGTCGCGGTCGACGCCACGACCGCGCCGCCGAACACCAGATTGTGGATGCCGGTCTGCTGCGCGGCCAGCGACGGGTACAGCGAGAGCAACACCCCGAGCACCGACCAGGCCGCCATCACACCGATCGCGGCGAACCAGAAATCGCTGCGAATCTCTTGCGGCACGGCCGGTTTCGCGATGGTGATGCGGCCGCTGACCCGCGCGGTGTGCGGTTCGCGCAGCACGAGCACGCCGACGCCGATGAGCAGGCACAGCACGGTGATCACCAGATACGGCGTGCGCAGCGGATGCGGCACGTACTGGGCCAGCAGGGCCGAACCCAGGATCGCGACGGCCATACCGACATTGAAGGCCACACCGCTCAACTGTCCGGACCGCGCGCCGTGCCGCGGGCGCAGATCGAGCAGCGCCGCGGCGCCCGCGACCACTGTCGCGCCGACCGCCAAACCGTGTAATGCCCTGGCCAGCAACAGCATTGCCACCGACTGCGCGAACACGAAGACAATCAGACCGACGACCATGATGCCGAAGGAGCCGAGCAGCACCGGCTTGCGGCCGACGACGTCGGAGATCCGGCCGGAGACCAGCACCGCGACCAGCGCGGCGACGGCGTAGACGGCGAAGACGAAGGTGGTGGTGAGCGGCGAGAAATGCCACTCGCGTTGATAAAGACCGTAGAGCGGCGCGGGTGCACCGGATACGCCGAGGGCAACGCCGCTCGCGGCCAGGATCAGTGCATAGGCCCACGGTTGCGAAGTCCGTTCCTCGGCAGGTGCCGCGGTCGTCGCTACCATCGAAGCTCCCATCAGGTAAGTTTGATGCTGATCGAACCTCATCGACCCTACAGCCGGTACGATGATCATCAAACCCCTGAGTGAGGTAGATCATGATGGACGCCACATCGACAACACCGGATCAGGCAGCGCCGCTCCAAGAAGGCCCCGCACCTGTCGGCCCGGTTTCGGTGGTGCTCGGCGCGCTACAGGACCCGGTTCGCCTGGAGATGGTGCGTCGGCTCAGCAACGCGGGCACGCCCATGCGCTGCGCCACGCTCTACGACACCATCAACAAATCCACCGCCACCCACCATTTCAAAATCCTGCGCGAGGCGGGGGTGACCGAAAAACTCCTCATCGAAGGCCACACCCATATGCGCCTGCGCACCGCGGAGCTGGAATCCGCGCTCCCCGGACTGATCCCCTCGGTCGTCGAGGCGGCCAACCGCGCCGCGCCGGACACGGTCTAGCCCCCGGTCGGGGGCAACGCGAACGACCTCGGCAATTCGGGCAGTGGATACCGGCTCGCGGCGACCGCCGGATCGTCCCCGATTTCGGCGATCAAATGGCCCGCGCTCCAACGGAATCCGAGCACGACCAGCCCGAGCACCACCGCGAGGGTCACGACGTGCGCGACCGGCCTGACCCAGTCGCCCCAATCCAGAAAGCCGATTATCAGCATCTCCACCAGCATCGTCGCGCCCGCAACACAGCAGATCGCGACGAATGCCCAGAACGCCGCCGGTTCACGCGACCAATGCCGCAGTGCCGCAAGCAGACCCGTCAGCACCAGGCCGAGGCCCAGCGCCAGCCCGAGCCCGTCGAAGGCGTACTCGTACGCCGCATCGCGATCGTCCTCGTCACCGCGGCGGCGCAGCCAGGCCAGCATCAGCAGCAGATGCGCCACCGCCGCGCCGAGCGCACCGATGACCAACAGCAGATAACCGCCGATGACGAGCGTCGACGACCGCAGCGCGACCGCGCCCAGATCCATGATCAGGCTCGCGAACACCGTGACCGCCAACCCGAGCACCGCCGCGGGCCGCCGCACCCTGGCCCACAGATATCCGGGCGGCAATTGCGGGCGCAGCCGCCGGAACACCCGGAACCACGCCACCGGAATGATCCAGAACAGCACCGGCGTCATGAATCGCAGTACGGACGGGCCGAACCACATCGAAAGCACGGCGACCGCGGCGGCGTAGAACCAGGCCCAGGCCACCAGGCGAAGCAGTGCGCGCCAAAGGATTTCGGCAAGTAGCAGGCGCGCCGTCCGGTCGCCGGGGCGGGTGCCGAGCAGGCCGCGCAGGGTCGCGACCGCCTTGCCGCGACCGCCGAATTCGGAACTCTCGAACTCCATCCGCGCCTGCATTCGCAGCAGTCCGGCATTGGTCGGATCCACTGCGAGACCAGCGGCAATGAGCCGTTCCACCGCAGGACGGTCGCGCAACCGCCGATAGGTTTCGGCGGCGTGCGCGAGAGTGGGCACATAACCGGGTGACCGCTCCACCGCTCGCTCCAGCAGCGAACGCGCCTCGGCCCGCGTTGCATCGGTCGCGGGCGCATTGACCAGCAGCCGAGCCAGGACGAGCAGGCCCCGGCCGTCACCGTCGAGCGCCACCGCGATCCTGGCGTGCCGCAACGCATCTCGATGATCGCGCCGCGCATCGTAGGCCAAGGCCGCCGTCAGGTGGGCGTCCACCGATCGCGGATTCGCGGTGATGGCCATACCCGCGTAGCGCAGCGCGTCGTCGTACCGTTCGAGCTGGTAGACGATATCGGCGAGCCGCTCGAGCAACCGCGGCTCATTCGGCGCGGCGACCAGCGCCTCGCCGAGGATCCGGTGCGCCTCCTCCAGGCGGCCCAATTCCTCGGCGATCCGCGCCCGACCGATGACCGGTTCGATGTCCAACATGCCGACCCCCAATCATGTTGACCCGCAATATCTTTCGCGGAAACTAGCCGCCGTCGACCAACTTCCGCACTGCCGCGGGCAGCTCCCTGGTGCGCCGGTACGGCCCGGTGACCGAGGCCGCGAACGGCCGCGCCAGCAGCGTGCGCGCCACGGCCGTGACCTCCTCGGTGGTCACCGCATCGATCCGGCTCAGCGTCTCCGAGACGGTGCGATGATTGCCGTAGCTGAGTTCGCTGCGACCGATCCGGTTCATCCGGGACGCCGAATCCTCCAGTCCCAGCACCAGTCCGCCGCGCAGCGAACCCTTGGCCCTGGCGCATTCGGCGTCGGTGATCCCGTTGGCGGCAACCTCTTCCAGCACGCCGCGCGCCAAACCGGCCACCTTACCGAGATTTTCGGGCTGGCAGCCGATGTAGACGGAGAACGCGCCGGTATCGGAGAAGGTGTCGACGCTCGAGTACACCGAATACGCCAGCCCCCGCTCCTCCCGGATCCGCTGGAACAGACGCGAGCTCAGCCCACCGCCCACCACGGTGTTCAAAACCGAAAGGGGCCAACGACGTTCACCCTCGTGCCGACCGAATGCCCGCACCCCGAACGCCAGATGCGCCTGCTCGCTGTCGCGGTGACTCCAGTGCAATTCCGGCACGCTGTGCGGGCGGAACCGGCCCTCCCGGCGCGGCGCCGGTTCGGTGGCGGGTTCCAGCCGGTCGGCGAACGCGCGATACACCAGCTCCACGGTGTGATCGTGTTCGACATTGCCCGCCACCGCGACCACCATCCGGTCCGGCCGGTACCGGCGCTGATGGAATCCGCGCAGCTGGGCGGCGCTCATCGATTCGATGGATTCGATCGAACCGATCACCGGGCGCCCGATCGGATGATCGCCGAACAGCGCGGTCAGGAACGCGTCACCGACCAGATCCTCGGGATCGTCGTCGCGCATGGCGATCTCCTCGAGCACCACCTGGCGTTCGACCGCGACATCCTCGGACCGGCACAGCCCGCGCAACACCACATCGGTGACGAGATCGACTGCCAGCGGCAGATCCTCATCGAGGACATGCGCGTAATAGCAGGTCTGCTCCTTCGCGGTGAACGCGTTGAGCTCCCCGCCGACGGCATCCATGGCCTGCGCGATATCCAGCGCGGATCGCGTCGGCGTCGCCTTGAAGAGCAGATGCTCCAGGAAGTGCGCCGCACCCGCGACGGTACGGCCCTCGTCGCGCGAGCCGACCCCGACCCAGACCCCGATCGATGCCGAACGCACGCCGGGCACATGCTCGGTCACCACCCGTAATCCCCCGGGTAGCACCGTGCGCCGGATGCCGGCGTCGATGGCGCGCGCGTCGTCGGTTCGCAGCTTCTTCAGTTGCTGCTGCCTCGCGGAACGCTCCGGTGCGGAACGGTGGTCGGGCGACGGGAGGGCCGAACCCCCCTGCCCACCACGGAGCAGAGGGGTTGCCGTCTTCTTCTTCGTCACAGAGACAAGTACTACTCGGTCCCGGCCGCCGCCGCATCGACAGTTTCGGCTTCGGTACCTTCGTCGGCGTTTTCGTCGACCGGCACCAGCGAGATCTTGCCGCGGTTATCGATATCGGCGATCTCGACGCGCAGTTTGTCGCCGACGTTCACCACATCCTCGACCTTGGCGACGCGTTTGCCGTTGCCCAGCTTCGAGATATGCACCAGACCGTCGCGGCCCGGCAGCAGCGAGACGAACGCGCCGAAGGCGGTGGTCTTGACGACCGTGCCGAGGAAGCGCTCGCCGACCTTCGGCAGCTGCGGGTTCGCGATGGCGTTGATCTGATCGATCGCCGCCTGCGCCGACGGGCCGTCGGTCGCGCCGATGTAGACGGTGCCGTCGTCCTCGATGGAGATGTTGGCGCCGGTCTCCTCGGTGATCTGGTTGATCACCTTGCCCTTCGGGCCGATCACCTCGCCGATCTTGTCCACCGGAATCTTGATCGCGGTGACGCGCGGCGCGTACGGGCTCATCTCGTCCGGGGTGGCGATGGCCTCGGCCATCACGTCCAGGATGGTGGTGCGCGCGTCGTGCGCCTGGCTCAGCGCACCGGCCAGCACCTGCGAGGGGATGCCGTCCAGCTTGGTGTCCAGCTGCAGCGCGGTGACGAACTCACGGGTGCCCGCGACCTTGAAATCCATGTCGCCGAAGGCATCTTCGGCGCCGAGGATATCGGTGAGCGCGACGTAGCGGACCTCGTCCTCACCCTTGTCGTTGGTGACGGTGTCGGACACCAGACCCATCGCGATACCCGCGACCGGCGCCTTCAGCGGAACACCGGCGTTCAGCAGCGACAGGGTGGAGGCGCACACCGAACCCATCGAGGTGGAACCGTTGGAGCCCAACGCCTCCGAGACCTGACGGATCGCGTACGGGAATTCCTCCTGGCTCGGCAGCACCGGCATCAGCGCCCGCTCGGCCAGTGCGCCGTGGCCGATCTCACGGCGCTTCGGCGAACCGACCCGGCCGGTCTCACCGGTCGAGAAGGGCGGGAAGTTGTAGTGGTGCATGTAGCGCTTGCTGGTCTCCGGGCCGAGCGAGTCGACCTGCTGGGCCATCTTCACCATATCCAGCGTCGTAATGCCGAGGATCTGGGTCTCGCCGCGCTCGAACAGCGCCGAGCCGTGCGCCCGCGGCACCACGGCGACCTCGGCCGACAGCGCGCGG
This region includes:
- a CDS encoding pentapeptide repeat-containing protein; the encoded protein is MTWGRLGDRLHRAALLLAVVTVVVGGLGIAALTWWLLWWAFGAKAETPNQVDLTKIALSVAAGVGGAVALVVAYRRQRDLERGRFAELFGAAAKQLGDTDVAVRVAGVFAMAGVADEFSAPGRRQQCIDVLCGYLRLPYEPDDGANHLVSRKESRPDEDGSVERVYQYRQNDHEVRRTIVRVIAAHLRRSADISWSHCDFDFTGAVLEKAEFQSAVFAGRHTHFTGCRFLGPTSFEYTTFEGSHTTFRGAVFRDGAVTFDNALFGSARAEKVEIQALGTTFDEAVFESSASFEKCVFRGPRTSFLGARFAGPRTAFLEAKFRADRTCFERATLDGEHVTFHSAEFNGGQVVFAGAQFYAGMITFDEARFGAPNRLRGKGSRETDFRKAEFHGSLTFARTVLGGRSVDFTEADFFGEISFEHTRFAAGEIRFDRPKAWVGTHFDWDDNPIRKPTAVKPNPWPPTPTELRR
- a CDS encoding GNAT family N-acetyltransferase → MTLRPARREADDAFMIMVRRLTESDWRTYRDLLLECLRVAPYSARLTYDQAALRTELQWQAKLTESVLFGAWLDDVPVGLAGGKLDGELPELVSMWVDPVARGKGTADELVRAVLDWARDGGYGQVMLWVLDGNEPAERVYLRNGFRRTGRREAMERDAAMVQVEMVLDLGSTGQGSKSQAAQQM
- a CDS encoding MFS transporter, with the protein product MVATTAAPAEERTSQPWAYALILAASGVALGVSGAPAPLYGLYQREWHFSPLTTTFVFAVYAVAALVAVLVSGRISDVVGRKPVLLGSFGIMVVGLIVFVFAQSVAMLLLARALHGLAVGATVVAGAAALLDLRPRHGARSGQLSGVAFNVGMAVAILGSALLAQYVPHPLRTPYLVITVLCLLIGVGVLVLREPHTARVSGRITIAKPAVPQEIRSDFWFAAIGVMAAWSVLGVLLSLYPSLAAQQTGIHNLVFGGAVVASTATAGATVQYFATGVPARWAAILGDAGMAIALLATVPALATHNWVAVLAAGIVLGATFGLGFGGSLRHLADVVPQHKRGETMSAYYLLAYSAMALPTIAAGWAATTWGLSRVFPWFVVLVAIACLLAAGMGVRQKRQAAVG
- a CDS encoding ArsR/SmtB family transcription factor; this encodes MDATSTTPDQAAPLQEGPAPVGPVSVVLGALQDPVRLEMVRRLSNAGTPMRCATLYDTINKSTATHHFKILREAGVTEKLLIEGHTHMRLRTAELESALPGLIPSVVEAANRAAPDTV
- a CDS encoding M16 family metallopeptidase produces the protein MKKLRTDDARAIDAGIRRTVLPGGLRVVTEHVPGVRSASIGVWVGVGSRDEGRTVAGAAHFLEHLLFKATPTRSALDIAQAMDAVGGELNAFTAKEQTCYYAHVLDEDLPLAVDLVTDVVLRGLCRSEDVAVERQVVLEEIAMRDDDPEDLVGDAFLTALFGDHPIGRPVIGSIESIESMSAAQLRGFHQRRYRPDRMVVAVAGNVEHDHTVELVYRAFADRLEPATEPAPRREGRFRPHSVPELHWSHRDSEQAHLAFGVRAFGRHEGERRWPLSVLNTVVGGGLSSRLFQRIREERGLAYSVYSSVDTFSDTGAFSVYIGCQPENLGKVAGLARGVLEEVAANGITDAECARAKGSLRGGLVLGLEDSASRMNRIGRSELSYGNHRTVSETLSRIDAVTTEEVTAVARTLLARPFAASVTGPYRRTRELPAAVRKLVDGG
- a CDS encoding polyribonucleotide nucleotidyltransferase; amino-acid sequence: MSETTERKSTAIEVEPGVFESVALIDNGTYGTRTVRFETGRLAKQAAGSVVAYLDDETMLLSATTAGKSPKDQFDFFPLTVDVEERMYAAGRIPGSFFRREGRPSTDAILTCRLIDRPLRPSFVDGLRNEIQVVVTVMSLDPKDLYDVVAINAASASTQIAGLPFSGPVGGVRVALIEGQWVAFPTVEQLEGAVFDMVVAGRVVESGDVAIMMVEAEATEKVIELIDGGAQAPTEAVVAQGLEAAKPFIARLCRAQQDLAELAAKPTEEFPVFLPYEQDVYAAVEGTAKRPLAEALSIAAKQEREEKIDEIKLDVLSSLAEDFTGREKEIGAAFRSVTKKLVRQRILTDGFRIDGRGLADIRALSAEVAVVPRAHGSALFERGETQILGITTLDMVKMAQQVDSLGPETSKRYMHHYNFPPFSTGETGRVGSPKRREIGHGALAERALMPVLPSQEEFPYAIRQVSEALGSNGSTSMGSVCASTLSLLNAGVPLKAPVAGIAMGLVSDTVTNDKGEDEVRYVALTDILGAEDAFGDMDFKVAGTREFVTALQLDTKLDGIPSQVLAGALSQAHDARTTILDVMAEAIATPDEMSPYAPRVTAIKIPVDKIGEVIGPKGKVINQITEETGANISIEDDGTVYIGATDGPSAQAAIDQINAIANPQLPKVGERFLGTVVKTTAFGAFVSLLPGRDGLVHISKLGNGKRVAKVEDVVNVGDKLRVEIADIDNRGKISLVPVDENADEGTEAETVDAAAAGTE